From the Piliocolobus tephrosceles isolate RC106 chromosome 14, ASM277652v3, whole genome shotgun sequence genome, the window NNNNNNNNNNNNNNNNNNNNNNNNNNNNNNNNNNNNNNNNNNNNNNNNNNNNNNNNNNNNNNNNNNNNNNNNNNNNNNNNNNNNNNNNNNNNNNNNNNNNNNNNNNNNNNNNNNNNNNNNNNNNNNNNNNNNNNNNNNNNNNNNNNNNNNNNNNNNNNNNNNNNNNNNNNNNNNNNNNNNNNNNNNNNNNNNNNNNNNNNNNNNNNNNNNNNNNNNNNNNNNNNNNNNNNNNNNNNNNNNNNNNNNNNNNNNNNNNNNNNNNNNNNNNNNNNNNNNNNNNNNNNNNNNNNNNNNNNNNNNNNNNNNNNNNNNNNNNNNNNNNNNNNNNNNNNNNNNNNNNNNNNNNNNNNNNNNNNNNNNNNNNNNNNNNNNNNNNNNNNNNNNNNNNNNNNNNNNNNNNNNNNNNNNNNNNNNNNNNNNNNNNNNNNNNNNNNNNNNNNNNNNNNNNNNNNNNNNNNNNNNNNNNNNNNNNNNNNNNNNNNNNNNNNNNNNNNNNNNNNNNNNNNNNNNNNNNNNNNNNNNNNNNNNNNNNNNNNNNNNNNNNNNNNNNNNNNNNNNNNNNNNNNNNNNNNNNNNNNNNNNNNNNNNNNNNNNNNNNNNNNNNNNNNNNNNNNNNNNNNNNNNNNNNNNNNNNNNNNNNNNNNNNNNNNNNNNNNNNNNNNNNNNNNNNNNNNNNNNNNNNNNNNNNNNNNNNNNNNNNNNNNNNNNNNNNNNNNNNNNNNNNNNNNNNNNNNNNNNNNNNNNNNNNNNNNNNNNNNNNNNNNNNNNNNNNNNNNNNNNNNNNNNNNNNNNNNNNNNNNNNNNNNNNNNNNNNNNNNNNNNNNNNNNNNNNNNNNNNNNNNNNNNNNNNNNNNNNNNNNNNNNNNNNNNNNNNNNNNNNNNNNNNNNNNNNNNNNNNNNNNNNNNNNNNNNNNNNNNNNNNNNNNNNNNNNNNNNNNNNNNNNNNNNNNNNNNNNNNNNNNNNNNNNNNNNNNNNNNNNNNNNNNNNNNNNNNNNNNNNNNNNNNNNNNNNNNNNNNNNNNNNNNNNNNNNNNNNNNNNNNNNNNNNNNNNNNNNNNNNNNNNNNNNNNNNNNNNNNNNNNNNNNNNNNNNNNNNNNNNNNNNNNNNNNNNNNNNNNNNNNNNNNNNNNNNNNNNNNNNNNNNNNNNNNNNNNNNNNNNNNNNNNNNNNNNNNNNNNNNNNNNNNNNNNNNNNNNNNNNNNNNNNNNNNNNNNNNNNNNNNNNNNNNNNNNNNNNNNNNNNNNNNNNNNNNNNNNNNNNNNNNNNNNNNNNNNNNNNNNNNNNNNNNNNNNNNNNNNNNNNNNNNNNNNNNNNNNNNNNNNNNNNNNNNNNNNNNNNNNNNNNNNNNNNNNNNNNNNNNNNNNNNNNNNNNNNNNNNNNNNNNNNNNNNNNNNNNNNNNNNNNNNNNNNNNNNNNNNNNNNNNNNNNNNNNNNNNNNNNNNNNNNNNNNNNNNNNNNNNNNNNNNNNNNNNNNNNNNNNNNNNNNNNNNNNNNNNNNNNNNNNNNNNNNNNNNNNNNNNNNNNNNNNNNNNNNNNNNNNNNNNNNNNNNNNNNNNNNNNNNNNNNNNNNNNNNNNNNNNNNNNNNNNNNNNNNNNNNNNNNNNNNNNNNNNNNNNNNNNNNNNNNNNNNNNNNNNNNNNNNNNNNNNNNNNNNNNNNNNNNNNNNNNNNNNNNNNNNNNNNNNNNNNNNNNNNNNNNNNNNNNNNNNNNNNNNNNNNNNNNNNNNNNNNNNNNNNNNNNNNNNNNNNNNNNNNNNNNNNNNNNNNNNNNNNNNNNNNNNNNNNNNNNNNNNNNNNNNNNNNNNNNNNNNNNNNNNNNNNNNNNNNNNNNNNNNNNNNNNNNNNNNNNNNNNNNNNNNNNNNNNNNNNNNNNNNNNNNNNNNNNNNNNNNNNNNNNNNNNNNNNNNNNNNNNNNNNNNNNNNNNNNNNNNNGGGGGGTAACAAAGACAAGCAGTAACAATGGCATCCCCAGGAGCTGGTTTATTGAAAGCTGCTTCACATTTGAGGCTCAGTGCTCCATCTCTCGTTGGGCCACCAATGTCTCCATCCCAGGCGTGGTGACATAAGGGTGtgcagaggcagagctgggcctggtgCTTATGTTCCAAGGTCTGGGTGGGCCCTTGTCCCCTGCAACAAAGGCCAGCGCTGACCCCCGGCTGGTTCGGGCCTGACCAGGTGGGGAGAGGAGCCTTTGCAGGCTGAATTTTCACAGCATGGGCCCCTCCCGCGGTTGGCCTGACCTTCAGGGACATGCACTGGCCCTTATCTGAACACAAGGTGGGCGGAGTCCCTGCCCTCTCCAAGGAACTCGCTGCTGTATCTCTGTTCACTTTCATGCCTGCTGTGCCTGGCTGGCCCTCGGAGGGGGAAGTGTGGCCAGCATCAGCCCGTGGCTAGTATAGTGCCCGACTACTGCAGGGTGAATGGGGCCCTGCTCGCAGACCTTCCTGCTGGGCCAGCCTCCTCCAGAAGCTGTCCTTGGGCACCAGTGTCCTTGGGTTCAGCTAGTGTCTGGGCAGCAGTGCAGCCATGGACTCTGGCAGGGTCTGGCTCCTGGGTAGCCCTGGTCGTGGGTTCAGCAATGGGAGGTCTTGATTGAAGGCCACTGCCCTGGACCCAACCTTGGGTTTTTCCTCCTGGTCATCAGGCCTCATAGCACCCAGGCATGGGGACGTGGGTCAGTCTGGGCCCCCTGGCCTGTTGGCGTCAGGGTTGTCCTGGGCTCTGCTCAGCGGCCAGAGCGGTCCAGCAGCATGAAAAGCAGCCCCAGCAGCACAAGCGGTGTGAAGACCAGCAGCAGCCCCAGTAGCTCAAGGGCCAGCAGGCTCAGCAGCACCAGGCGGCGGGCACAGGGTCCCCGCTCCCGCAGGGCCCAGAGCCGGGCACCCAGGCAGGGTGGACAGGGCAGGAAGGGCAGGCAGCCCCGGCCGCCCGCGGGCCCTGCCAGGAAGCGCAGCTGGTAGCGGTGCTCCAGGGAGCCCCAGGGCCCAGGGTTGCGGTGCTGGGGTGCAGGGGTCTCTCGGCGGGGCTGGTGTGAGGGCCCATCGGCCTGTAGCAGCTCCTCCTGCAGTCGGCAGATCTCCCACTCCAGCATGGGCGTCTTCTGACGGCATAGCGGGCAGCGCACCCGGCCCAGGTCGGCACTGGGGGCTGAGCCCAGAAGCCTGTGCAGGCAGCCCACACACAGGCCATGGCCGCAGTTCAGCAGGGCCAGGCGGTACTCTCCGGCCCCGTAGGGCTCTGTGCAGATTGGGcactcctcctcttccccctgcCCCGCTGCctgctctctcccctcctccttccaggtTGGAAGGGCCCAGGCACCCTCCACGGCCACGGCCCCCAGCAGGGTCTCACTGGCTGGAGTCTCGGCACTTTGGGGGGGCCCAAGGTCATTCCCTTCACTTGCTGGCACTTGGCACACAGGGTCCAGGCACTCAAAGCCCAGAAAAGGTCCAGGTGGACTGACAGGCCCAGAGCTGGAGTCGGCCGGGTGGAGGGTGGGGGCCCCAGGGCACAGTTCAGGGGTGgtggccctggggcaggagtCAGGATAGGAGGGCAGGGACCCCAGGGTGGCAAGAGGGGCGGCCCTCAAGGGGAAGCAGGGTCTGGGCTCCACCAGGGCTCTGGCACTGACCTCCTGGCTGGCTCTCCTCACTGGAATTGGACTTTACTGGGGCCCCAGCAAGGCCGGCCTGCTCTGGGTGGATCCTGGGCCCACACGGTGCCGTCCCCAGTCAGATCTGGCTGGAACCCAGCCTCAGCCATGTTTAGTCCTGTGCCAGCGACCCGCCGACCACAGATAGAGACTCCGAGACAGCGAGGCGGGTGTGAACAGCCACTGGACTCCTCCAACAGGACTTTCCTTCCCAGTGCCTAAAACCCCTCCCAGGGGCGGGGCTGCACCTACCACGCCCCCTCCCGCCGCTCCTCTTTCCGGCAGCCTCGGCTCCCTGGTGGGACTGACGGATGGCTTGGCTACACCTTCCCAGCACCTGCCCAGAACCTGGTCCTGGCGATCAGACCTTAGCCGACCCACCAAGCCCTTGAGAACGAGGCAGTCAGGGCGCATATCACATTAGAGACAGACAGAAGAGCTGCAGAGGCCACTGGGGTACAGGCAGCGCAGCAAGGGTGCACCATGGCACCTACCCACCCAGCACCCAGGGCACCAGGAGGAGCTAGAGGAAAGAAGCCTGTGCTAGAGGCAGCCACTCACAGGCCACCATTTACTGCAAGGGCTTTTCTGGGACCAGGAGAGAACAGGCTGCTCTGGCCTGGGACACCCCCACTGCACTGAGGGAGCTGGCATCTTAGTGGCGTCTGAGCACAGCCTGAGCCCTGTGGAGGTGCGGGGGCAGTGACTGGAATGTGCTGCTTGGCAGGCTGCAGCGGCCGAGGTGGCCCCAGGGCAGAGGAGCGCAGCACGGCCTCATGGGTGCCCTATGCCACCCCTGGTGCCCATGGGGCTGCTGA encodes:
- the LOC111553094 gene encoding uncharacterized protein LOC111553094, with the translated sequence MLEWEICRLQEELLQADGPSHQPRRETPAPQHRNPGPWGSLEHRYQLRFLAGPAGGRGCLPFLPCPPCLGARLWALRERGPCARRLVLLSLLALELLGLLLVFTPLVLLGLLFMLLDRSGR